In a genomic window of Polyodon spathula isolate WHYD16114869_AA chromosome 21, ASM1765450v1, whole genome shotgun sequence:
- the LOC121296352 gene encoding hepatocyte growth factor-regulated tyrosine kinase substrate-like isoform X3, producing the protein MGKGGGAFERLLDKATSQLLLETDWESILQICDLIRQGDAPAKYAIGAIKKKLNDKNPHVALYALEVLESVVKNCGQTVHDEVASKQTMEELKDLLKSEPSVRNKILYLIQAWSHAFRNEPKYKVVQDTYQIMKVEGHVFPEFKESDAMFAAERAPDWVDAEECHRCRVQFGVMTRKHHCRACGQIFCGKCSSKYSTIPKFGIEKEVRVCEPCFEQLNKKAEGKAAGSSELPPEYLTSPLSQQSQVVVGGSVPPKRDEAALQEEEELQLAIALSQSEAEEKDRMKPTYSVYPKADPTPVTSSAPPVSTLYTSPMNSSAPAAEEIDPELARYLNRTYWEKKQEEVRKSPTPSAPVPMVEPIPISQPVEAHPAPPINVVEQQYQNGESDENHEQFVKALQNAVPTFLNRMKSNHMRGRSITNDSAVLSLFQSINNMHPQLLDLLNQLDEKRLYYEGLQDKLAQVRDARGALNALRDEHREKLRCAAEEAERQRQIQLAQKLEIMRQKKQEYLEMQRQLAIRRLQEQEKERQMRLEQQKQTIQMRAQMPAYSLPYAQVCPQSCWEPDNPIRNSLTDCVCPLQLQSLPAAGGVMYQPSGPTSYPGSVEGSPMHTVYMNQPAQSSTAPYPGMPVPGTDPNMVGAYMYQPGASTGQTTQQGQAVPTTNPAYSSYQPTPTQGYQNVASQSQNIPPISQPPQSSGMGYMGPQSMPMGYQPYNMQNMMSALPSQDPNMPPQQPYIQGQQPMYQQMAPPGGPQQQMQQQQQQQQQQHGGGGEAQLICFD; encoded by the exons ATGGGAAAAGGAGGAGGCGCGTTCGAAAGGCTTCTTG ataaAGCCACCAGCCAGCTGCTCCTGGAGACAGATTGGGAATCCATTTTGCAGATATGCGACCTGATTCGTCAAGGAGATGCCCC AGCTAAATATGCTATTGGCGCCATCAAGAAGAAACTCAATGACAAGAACCCTCATGTGGCCCTTTATGCTTTAGAG GTTCTGGAGTCTGTTGTAAAGAACTGTGGCCAAACAGTACATGATGAGGTGGCAAGCAAGCAAACTATGGAGGAACTGAAGGATCTCCTTAAG AGTGAACCAAGCGTACGGAACAAAATTCTCTACCTAATCCAGGCCTGGTCACATGCTTTCCGCAACGAGCCCAAATACAAAGTGGTCCAGGATACCTACCAGATCATGAAGGTGGAAG gTCATGTTTTCCCTGAATTTAAAGAGAGTGATGCCATGTTTGCAGCTGAGAGG GCTCCTGACTGGGTTGATGCAGAGGAGTGCCACCGGTGCAGAGTCCAGTTTGGGGTCATGACAAGAAAG CATCACTGTCGGGCATGTGGACAGATCTTCTGTGGGAAGTGTTCCTCCAAGTACTCCACCATCCCCAAGTTCGGAATAGAGAAGGAAGTTCGGGTCTGTGAGCCCTGCTTTGAACAGCTCAACAA AAAAGCTGAAGGCAAGGCTGCTGGCTCTTCGGAGCTGCCCCCCGAGTACCTAACCAGCCCGCTATCTCAGCAGTCACAGGTAGTGGTTGGTGGCTCA GTGCCCCCGAAACGTGACGAGGCTGCCCTGCAGGAGGAGGAAGAGCTTCAGCTCGCTATTGCCCTGTCCCAGTCTGAGGCGGAGGAGAAGGATCGGATG AAGCCCACATATTCAGTGTACCCTAAAGCTGACCCCACCCCAGTGACATCATCAGCCCCGCCAGTTAGCACTCTGTACACTTCTCCGATG aactcTTCTGCTCCAGCTGCGGAAGAAATAGATCcagag CTTGCACGCTACCTGAACAGGACCTACTGGGAAAAGAAGCAGGAGGAGGTTCGGAAGAGCCCCACCCCTTCCGCCCCAGTGCCCATGGTTGAGCCAATCCCAATCAGCCAGCCTGTGGAGGCTCACCCAGCACCTCCTATCAACGTTGTGGAG CAGCAGTACCAGAACGGGGAGTCGGACGAGAATCATGAGCAGTTCGTGAAGGCGCTGCAAAATGCCGTCCCCACTTTCCTCAACCGCATGAAGAGCAACCACATGAGGGGCCGCAGCATCACCAACGACAGTGCTGTGCTCTCCCTCTTCCAGTCCATCAACAATATGCACCCCCAGCTGCTGGACCTGCTCAACCAACTCGACGAGAAGCGAT TGTACTACGAGGGTCTACAAGACAAGCTGGCACAGGTCCGCGATGCCCGTGGGGCACTGAATGCTCTGCGGGACGAGCATCGTGAGAAACTGCGCTGTGCTGCTGAGGAAGCTGAGCGCCAGAGGCAGATACAGCTCGCTCAAAAACTGGAGATCATGAGGCAGAAGAAGCAG GAGTACCTGGAGATGCAGAGGCAGCTGGCGATTCGGCGGCTGCAGGAACAGGAGAAGGAGAGACAGATGCGGTTGGAGCAGCAGAAACAGACCATTCAGATGAGGGCCCAGATGCCAGCCTATTCTCTACCCTATGCACAG GTCTGTCCGCAGAGCTGCTGGGAACCGGATAACCCAATTCGCAATAGCCTGACTGACTGTGTTTGCCCTCTCCAGTTGCAGTCGCTGCCCGCTGCCGGGGGTGTGATGTACCAGCCCTCTGGCCCCACCAGTTACCCTGGCTCAGTGGAGGGCTCGCCAATGCACACTGTCTACATGAACCAGCCAGCACAGTCTAGCACTGCGCCGTACCCAGGAATGCCTGTGCCTGGCACTG ACCCAAACATGGTGGGTGCGTACATGTACCAGCCAGGAGCCTCCACTGGGCAGACAACTCAGCAGGGCCAGGCTgtgcccaccacaaacccagccTACTCCAGCTACCAGCCGACACCCACACAAGGATACCAG AATGTGGCATCCCAGTCTCAAAACATTCCTCCAATATCCCAGCCTCCCCAGTCCAGTGGGATGGGGTACATGGGGCCACAGTCTATGCCCATGGGATACCAGCCCTATAACATGCag AATATGATGTCTGCCCTGCCTAGCCAGGACCCCAACATGCCTCCACAGCAGCCCTACATACAGGGTCAGCAACCCATGTACCAACAG ATGGCGCCCCCTGGTGGCCCGCAACAgcagatgcagcagcagcagcagcagcagcagcagcagcatggagGAGGTGGGGAGGCACAACTGATCTGCTTTGACTGA
- the LOC121296352 gene encoding hepatocyte growth factor-regulated tyrosine kinase substrate-like isoform X4: MGKGGGAFERLLDKATSQLLLETDWESILQICDLIRQGDAPAKYAIGAIKKKLNDKNPHVALYALEVLESVVKNCGQTVHDEVASKQTMEELKDLLKSEPSVRNKILYLIQAWSHAFRNEPKYKVVQDTYQIMKVEGHVFPEFKESDAMFAAERAPDWVDAEECHRCRVQFGVMTRKHHCRACGQIFCGKCSSKYSTIPKFGIEKEVRVCEPCFEQLNKKAEGKAAGSSELPPEYLTSPLSQQSQVPPKRDEAALQEEEELQLAIALSQSEAEEKDRMRQKPTYSVYPKADPTPVTSSAPPVSTLYTSPMNSSAPAAEEIDPELARYLNRTYWEKKQEEVRKSPTPSAPVPMVEPIPISQPVEAHPAPPINVVEQQYQNGESDENHEQFVKALQNAVPTFLNRMKSNHMRGRSITNDSAVLSLFQSINNMHPQLLDLLNQLDEKRLYYEGLQDKLAQVRDARGALNALRDEHREKLRCAAEEAERQRQIQLAQKLEIMRQKKQEYLEMQRQLAIRRLQEQEKERQMRLEQQKQTIQMRAQMPAYSLPYAQVCPQSCWEPDNPIRNSLTDCVCPLQLQSLPAAGGVMYQPSGPTSYPGSVEGSPMHTVYMNQPAQSSTAPYPGMPVPGTDPNMVGAYMYQPGASTGQTTQQGQAVPTTNPAYSSYQPTPTQGYQNVASQSQNIPPISQPPQSSGMGYMGPQSMPMGYQPYNMQNMMSALPSQDPNMPPQQPYIQGQQPMYQQMAPPGGPQQQMQQQQQQQQQQHGGGGEAQLICFD; this comes from the exons ATGGGAAAAGGAGGAGGCGCGTTCGAAAGGCTTCTTG ataaAGCCACCAGCCAGCTGCTCCTGGAGACAGATTGGGAATCCATTTTGCAGATATGCGACCTGATTCGTCAAGGAGATGCCCC AGCTAAATATGCTATTGGCGCCATCAAGAAGAAACTCAATGACAAGAACCCTCATGTGGCCCTTTATGCTTTAGAG GTTCTGGAGTCTGTTGTAAAGAACTGTGGCCAAACAGTACATGATGAGGTGGCAAGCAAGCAAACTATGGAGGAACTGAAGGATCTCCTTAAG AGTGAACCAAGCGTACGGAACAAAATTCTCTACCTAATCCAGGCCTGGTCACATGCTTTCCGCAACGAGCCCAAATACAAAGTGGTCCAGGATACCTACCAGATCATGAAGGTGGAAG gTCATGTTTTCCCTGAATTTAAAGAGAGTGATGCCATGTTTGCAGCTGAGAGG GCTCCTGACTGGGTTGATGCAGAGGAGTGCCACCGGTGCAGAGTCCAGTTTGGGGTCATGACAAGAAAG CATCACTGTCGGGCATGTGGACAGATCTTCTGTGGGAAGTGTTCCTCCAAGTACTCCACCATCCCCAAGTTCGGAATAGAGAAGGAAGTTCGGGTCTGTGAGCCCTGCTTTGAACAGCTCAACAA AAAAGCTGAAGGCAAGGCTGCTGGCTCTTCGGAGCTGCCCCCCGAGTACCTAACCAGCCCGCTATCTCAGCAGTCACAG GTGCCCCCGAAACGTGACGAGGCTGCCCTGCAGGAGGAGGAAGAGCTTCAGCTCGCTATTGCCCTGTCCCAGTCTGAGGCGGAGGAGAAGGATCGGATG aggCAGAAGCCCACATATTCAGTGTACCCTAAAGCTGACCCCACCCCAGTGACATCATCAGCCCCGCCAGTTAGCACTCTGTACACTTCTCCGATG aactcTTCTGCTCCAGCTGCGGAAGAAATAGATCcagag CTTGCACGCTACCTGAACAGGACCTACTGGGAAAAGAAGCAGGAGGAGGTTCGGAAGAGCCCCACCCCTTCCGCCCCAGTGCCCATGGTTGAGCCAATCCCAATCAGCCAGCCTGTGGAGGCTCACCCAGCACCTCCTATCAACGTTGTGGAG CAGCAGTACCAGAACGGGGAGTCGGACGAGAATCATGAGCAGTTCGTGAAGGCGCTGCAAAATGCCGTCCCCACTTTCCTCAACCGCATGAAGAGCAACCACATGAGGGGCCGCAGCATCACCAACGACAGTGCTGTGCTCTCCCTCTTCCAGTCCATCAACAATATGCACCCCCAGCTGCTGGACCTGCTCAACCAACTCGACGAGAAGCGAT TGTACTACGAGGGTCTACAAGACAAGCTGGCACAGGTCCGCGATGCCCGTGGGGCACTGAATGCTCTGCGGGACGAGCATCGTGAGAAACTGCGCTGTGCTGCTGAGGAAGCTGAGCGCCAGAGGCAGATACAGCTCGCTCAAAAACTGGAGATCATGAGGCAGAAGAAGCAG GAGTACCTGGAGATGCAGAGGCAGCTGGCGATTCGGCGGCTGCAGGAACAGGAGAAGGAGAGACAGATGCGGTTGGAGCAGCAGAAACAGACCATTCAGATGAGGGCCCAGATGCCAGCCTATTCTCTACCCTATGCACAG GTCTGTCCGCAGAGCTGCTGGGAACCGGATAACCCAATTCGCAATAGCCTGACTGACTGTGTTTGCCCTCTCCAGTTGCAGTCGCTGCCCGCTGCCGGGGGTGTGATGTACCAGCCCTCTGGCCCCACCAGTTACCCTGGCTCAGTGGAGGGCTCGCCAATGCACACTGTCTACATGAACCAGCCAGCACAGTCTAGCACTGCGCCGTACCCAGGAATGCCTGTGCCTGGCACTG ACCCAAACATGGTGGGTGCGTACATGTACCAGCCAGGAGCCTCCACTGGGCAGACAACTCAGCAGGGCCAGGCTgtgcccaccacaaacccagccTACTCCAGCTACCAGCCGACACCCACACAAGGATACCAG AATGTGGCATCCCAGTCTCAAAACATTCCTCCAATATCCCAGCCTCCCCAGTCCAGTGGGATGGGGTACATGGGGCCACAGTCTATGCCCATGGGATACCAGCCCTATAACATGCag AATATGATGTCTGCCCTGCCTAGCCAGGACCCCAACATGCCTCCACAGCAGCCCTACATACAGGGTCAGCAACCCATGTACCAACAG ATGGCGCCCCCTGGTGGCCCGCAACAgcagatgcagcagcagcagcagcagcagcagcagcagcatggagGAGGTGGGGAGGCACAACTGATCTGCTTTGACTGA
- the LOC121296352 gene encoding hepatocyte growth factor-regulated tyrosine kinase substrate-like isoform X1 encodes MGKGGGAFERLLDKATSQLLLETDWESILQICDLIRQGDAPAKYAIGAIKKKLNDKNPHVALYALEVLESVVKNCGQTVHDEVASKQTMEELKDLLKSEPSVRNKILYLIQAWSHAFRNEPKYKVVQDTYQIMKVEGHVFPEFKESDAMFAAERAPDWVDAEECHRCRVQFGVMTRKHHCRACGQIFCGKCSSKYSTIPKFGIEKEVRVCEPCFEQLNKKAEGKAAGSSELPPEYLTSPLSQQSQVVVGGSVPPKRDEAALQEEEELQLAIALSQSEAEEKDRMRQKPTYSVYPKADPTPVTSSAPPVSTLYTSPMNSSAPAAEEIDPELARYLNRTYWEKKQEEVRKSPTPSAPVPMVEPIPISQPVEAHPAPPINVVEQQYQNGESDENHEQFVKALQNAVPTFLNRMKSNHMRGRSITNDSAVLSLFQSINNMHPQLLDLLNQLDEKRLYYEGLQDKLAQVRDARGALNALRDEHREKLRCAAEEAERQRQIQLAQKLEIMRQKKQEYLEMQRQLAIRRLQEQEKERQMRLEQQKQTIQMRAQMPAYSLPYAQVCPQSCWEPDNPIRNSLTDCVCPLQLQSLPAAGGVMYQPSGPTSYPGSVEGSPMHTVYMNQPAQSSTAPYPGMPVPGTDPNMVGAYMYQPGASTGQTTQQGQAVPTTNPAYSSYQPTPTQGYQNVASQSQNIPPISQPPQSSGMGYMGPQSMPMGYQPYNMQNMMSALPSQDPNMPPQQPYIQGQQPMYQQMAPPGGPQQQMQQQQQQQQQQHGGGGEAQLICFD; translated from the exons ATGGGAAAAGGAGGAGGCGCGTTCGAAAGGCTTCTTG ataaAGCCACCAGCCAGCTGCTCCTGGAGACAGATTGGGAATCCATTTTGCAGATATGCGACCTGATTCGTCAAGGAGATGCCCC AGCTAAATATGCTATTGGCGCCATCAAGAAGAAACTCAATGACAAGAACCCTCATGTGGCCCTTTATGCTTTAGAG GTTCTGGAGTCTGTTGTAAAGAACTGTGGCCAAACAGTACATGATGAGGTGGCAAGCAAGCAAACTATGGAGGAACTGAAGGATCTCCTTAAG AGTGAACCAAGCGTACGGAACAAAATTCTCTACCTAATCCAGGCCTGGTCACATGCTTTCCGCAACGAGCCCAAATACAAAGTGGTCCAGGATACCTACCAGATCATGAAGGTGGAAG gTCATGTTTTCCCTGAATTTAAAGAGAGTGATGCCATGTTTGCAGCTGAGAGG GCTCCTGACTGGGTTGATGCAGAGGAGTGCCACCGGTGCAGAGTCCAGTTTGGGGTCATGACAAGAAAG CATCACTGTCGGGCATGTGGACAGATCTTCTGTGGGAAGTGTTCCTCCAAGTACTCCACCATCCCCAAGTTCGGAATAGAGAAGGAAGTTCGGGTCTGTGAGCCCTGCTTTGAACAGCTCAACAA AAAAGCTGAAGGCAAGGCTGCTGGCTCTTCGGAGCTGCCCCCCGAGTACCTAACCAGCCCGCTATCTCAGCAGTCACAGGTAGTGGTTGGTGGCTCA GTGCCCCCGAAACGTGACGAGGCTGCCCTGCAGGAGGAGGAAGAGCTTCAGCTCGCTATTGCCCTGTCCCAGTCTGAGGCGGAGGAGAAGGATCGGATG aggCAGAAGCCCACATATTCAGTGTACCCTAAAGCTGACCCCACCCCAGTGACATCATCAGCCCCGCCAGTTAGCACTCTGTACACTTCTCCGATG aactcTTCTGCTCCAGCTGCGGAAGAAATAGATCcagag CTTGCACGCTACCTGAACAGGACCTACTGGGAAAAGAAGCAGGAGGAGGTTCGGAAGAGCCCCACCCCTTCCGCCCCAGTGCCCATGGTTGAGCCAATCCCAATCAGCCAGCCTGTGGAGGCTCACCCAGCACCTCCTATCAACGTTGTGGAG CAGCAGTACCAGAACGGGGAGTCGGACGAGAATCATGAGCAGTTCGTGAAGGCGCTGCAAAATGCCGTCCCCACTTTCCTCAACCGCATGAAGAGCAACCACATGAGGGGCCGCAGCATCACCAACGACAGTGCTGTGCTCTCCCTCTTCCAGTCCATCAACAATATGCACCCCCAGCTGCTGGACCTGCTCAACCAACTCGACGAGAAGCGAT TGTACTACGAGGGTCTACAAGACAAGCTGGCACAGGTCCGCGATGCCCGTGGGGCACTGAATGCTCTGCGGGACGAGCATCGTGAGAAACTGCGCTGTGCTGCTGAGGAAGCTGAGCGCCAGAGGCAGATACAGCTCGCTCAAAAACTGGAGATCATGAGGCAGAAGAAGCAG GAGTACCTGGAGATGCAGAGGCAGCTGGCGATTCGGCGGCTGCAGGAACAGGAGAAGGAGAGACAGATGCGGTTGGAGCAGCAGAAACAGACCATTCAGATGAGGGCCCAGATGCCAGCCTATTCTCTACCCTATGCACAG GTCTGTCCGCAGAGCTGCTGGGAACCGGATAACCCAATTCGCAATAGCCTGACTGACTGTGTTTGCCCTCTCCAGTTGCAGTCGCTGCCCGCTGCCGGGGGTGTGATGTACCAGCCCTCTGGCCCCACCAGTTACCCTGGCTCAGTGGAGGGCTCGCCAATGCACACTGTCTACATGAACCAGCCAGCACAGTCTAGCACTGCGCCGTACCCAGGAATGCCTGTGCCTGGCACTG ACCCAAACATGGTGGGTGCGTACATGTACCAGCCAGGAGCCTCCACTGGGCAGACAACTCAGCAGGGCCAGGCTgtgcccaccacaaacccagccTACTCCAGCTACCAGCCGACACCCACACAAGGATACCAG AATGTGGCATCCCAGTCTCAAAACATTCCTCCAATATCCCAGCCTCCCCAGTCCAGTGGGATGGGGTACATGGGGCCACAGTCTATGCCCATGGGATACCAGCCCTATAACATGCag AATATGATGTCTGCCCTGCCTAGCCAGGACCCCAACATGCCTCCACAGCAGCCCTACATACAGGGTCAGCAACCCATGTACCAACAG ATGGCGCCCCCTGGTGGCCCGCAACAgcagatgcagcagcagcagcagcagcagcagcagcagcatggagGAGGTGGGGAGGCACAACTGATCTGCTTTGACTGA
- the LOC121296352 gene encoding hepatocyte growth factor-regulated tyrosine kinase substrate-like isoform X2 produces MGKGGGAFERLLDKATSQLLLETDWESILQICDLIRQGDAPAKYAIGAIKKKLNDKNPHVALYALEVLESVVKNCGQTVHDEVASKQTMEELKDLLKSEPSVRNKILYLIQAWSHAFRNEPKYKVVQDTYQIMKVEGHVFPEFKESDAMFAAERAPDWVDAEECHRCRVQFGVMTRKHHCRACGQIFCGKCSSKYSTIPKFGIEKEVRVCEPCFEQLNKKAEGKAAGSSELPPEYLTSPLSQQSQVVVGGSVPPKRDEAALQEEEELQLAIALSQSEAEEKDRMRQKPTYSVYPKADPTPVTSSAPPVSTLYTSPMNSSAPAAEEIDPELARYLNRTYWEKKQEEVRKSPTPSAPVPMVEPIPISQPVEAHPAPPINVVEQYQNGESDENHEQFVKALQNAVPTFLNRMKSNHMRGRSITNDSAVLSLFQSINNMHPQLLDLLNQLDEKRLYYEGLQDKLAQVRDARGALNALRDEHREKLRCAAEEAERQRQIQLAQKLEIMRQKKQEYLEMQRQLAIRRLQEQEKERQMRLEQQKQTIQMRAQMPAYSLPYAQVCPQSCWEPDNPIRNSLTDCVCPLQLQSLPAAGGVMYQPSGPTSYPGSVEGSPMHTVYMNQPAQSSTAPYPGMPVPGTDPNMVGAYMYQPGASTGQTTQQGQAVPTTNPAYSSYQPTPTQGYQNVASQSQNIPPISQPPQSSGMGYMGPQSMPMGYQPYNMQNMMSALPSQDPNMPPQQPYIQGQQPMYQQMAPPGGPQQQMQQQQQQQQQQHGGGGEAQLICFD; encoded by the exons ATGGGAAAAGGAGGAGGCGCGTTCGAAAGGCTTCTTG ataaAGCCACCAGCCAGCTGCTCCTGGAGACAGATTGGGAATCCATTTTGCAGATATGCGACCTGATTCGTCAAGGAGATGCCCC AGCTAAATATGCTATTGGCGCCATCAAGAAGAAACTCAATGACAAGAACCCTCATGTGGCCCTTTATGCTTTAGAG GTTCTGGAGTCTGTTGTAAAGAACTGTGGCCAAACAGTACATGATGAGGTGGCAAGCAAGCAAACTATGGAGGAACTGAAGGATCTCCTTAAG AGTGAACCAAGCGTACGGAACAAAATTCTCTACCTAATCCAGGCCTGGTCACATGCTTTCCGCAACGAGCCCAAATACAAAGTGGTCCAGGATACCTACCAGATCATGAAGGTGGAAG gTCATGTTTTCCCTGAATTTAAAGAGAGTGATGCCATGTTTGCAGCTGAGAGG GCTCCTGACTGGGTTGATGCAGAGGAGTGCCACCGGTGCAGAGTCCAGTTTGGGGTCATGACAAGAAAG CATCACTGTCGGGCATGTGGACAGATCTTCTGTGGGAAGTGTTCCTCCAAGTACTCCACCATCCCCAAGTTCGGAATAGAGAAGGAAGTTCGGGTCTGTGAGCCCTGCTTTGAACAGCTCAACAA AAAAGCTGAAGGCAAGGCTGCTGGCTCTTCGGAGCTGCCCCCCGAGTACCTAACCAGCCCGCTATCTCAGCAGTCACAGGTAGTGGTTGGTGGCTCA GTGCCCCCGAAACGTGACGAGGCTGCCCTGCAGGAGGAGGAAGAGCTTCAGCTCGCTATTGCCCTGTCCCAGTCTGAGGCGGAGGAGAAGGATCGGATG aggCAGAAGCCCACATATTCAGTGTACCCTAAAGCTGACCCCACCCCAGTGACATCATCAGCCCCGCCAGTTAGCACTCTGTACACTTCTCCGATG aactcTTCTGCTCCAGCTGCGGAAGAAATAGATCcagag CTTGCACGCTACCTGAACAGGACCTACTGGGAAAAGAAGCAGGAGGAGGTTCGGAAGAGCCCCACCCCTTCCGCCCCAGTGCCCATGGTTGAGCCAATCCCAATCAGCCAGCCTGTGGAGGCTCACCCAGCACCTCCTATCAACGTTGTGGAG CAGTACCAGAACGGGGAGTCGGACGAGAATCATGAGCAGTTCGTGAAGGCGCTGCAAAATGCCGTCCCCACTTTCCTCAACCGCATGAAGAGCAACCACATGAGGGGCCGCAGCATCACCAACGACAGTGCTGTGCTCTCCCTCTTCCAGTCCATCAACAATATGCACCCCCAGCTGCTGGACCTGCTCAACCAACTCGACGAGAAGCGAT TGTACTACGAGGGTCTACAAGACAAGCTGGCACAGGTCCGCGATGCCCGTGGGGCACTGAATGCTCTGCGGGACGAGCATCGTGAGAAACTGCGCTGTGCTGCTGAGGAAGCTGAGCGCCAGAGGCAGATACAGCTCGCTCAAAAACTGGAGATCATGAGGCAGAAGAAGCAG GAGTACCTGGAGATGCAGAGGCAGCTGGCGATTCGGCGGCTGCAGGAACAGGAGAAGGAGAGACAGATGCGGTTGGAGCAGCAGAAACAGACCATTCAGATGAGGGCCCAGATGCCAGCCTATTCTCTACCCTATGCACAG GTCTGTCCGCAGAGCTGCTGGGAACCGGATAACCCAATTCGCAATAGCCTGACTGACTGTGTTTGCCCTCTCCAGTTGCAGTCGCTGCCCGCTGCCGGGGGTGTGATGTACCAGCCCTCTGGCCCCACCAGTTACCCTGGCTCAGTGGAGGGCTCGCCAATGCACACTGTCTACATGAACCAGCCAGCACAGTCTAGCACTGCGCCGTACCCAGGAATGCCTGTGCCTGGCACTG ACCCAAACATGGTGGGTGCGTACATGTACCAGCCAGGAGCCTCCACTGGGCAGACAACTCAGCAGGGCCAGGCTgtgcccaccacaaacccagccTACTCCAGCTACCAGCCGACACCCACACAAGGATACCAG AATGTGGCATCCCAGTCTCAAAACATTCCTCCAATATCCCAGCCTCCCCAGTCCAGTGGGATGGGGTACATGGGGCCACAGTCTATGCCCATGGGATACCAGCCCTATAACATGCag AATATGATGTCTGCCCTGCCTAGCCAGGACCCCAACATGCCTCCACAGCAGCCCTACATACAGGGTCAGCAACCCATGTACCAACAG ATGGCGCCCCCTGGTGGCCCGCAACAgcagatgcagcagcagcagcagcagcagcagcagcagcatggagGAGGTGGGGAGGCACAACTGATCTGCTTTGACTGA